One window of the Rubinisphaera margarita genome contains the following:
- a CDS encoding class I SAM-dependent methyltransferase: MKWQLKACILRHLSRWPGGRNAYLAIQRFLGTTRPQSRRDLTRAIQLIELIREAGQPVKGRRLFEIGTGWHPYTPLGFYLTGAEHIETVDVNPWLSLSSAKSAVDSAERDLEWFAEKLELNQQIVRDRYERIDFQATRLEDFLASFNCRYVYPGDATASGHPAESFDFVVSSNVLEHIPAEILRQINRESLRILKPGGLAVHRFNPGDHYANDDSSISSGNFLRFSPEEWERYGSGLAYHNRLRCSQYSKLFREAGFLALIEDQRVDARVLEEIKAGSQPLAPEFAGLLPEDLAADYMWTVGMKGHVEMPAASTNGDSGTRTQTDQDVSETFTS, translated from the coding sequence ATGAAGTGGCAGCTTAAAGCCTGTATCCTCAGGCACTTGAGTCGATGGCCCGGTGGACGAAACGCTTATCTGGCCATTCAGCGGTTTCTGGGCACAACCCGGCCCCAGTCCCGTCGTGATCTGACACGCGCCATTCAGCTGATCGAACTGATTCGGGAAGCGGGGCAGCCAGTGAAAGGTCGCCGACTGTTCGAAATTGGCACCGGCTGGCATCCTTACACCCCGCTCGGCTTCTATCTGACCGGCGCGGAACACATTGAAACCGTGGACGTGAATCCCTGGTTATCGCTGTCTTCCGCCAAATCCGCGGTCGACAGTGCGGAACGCGATCTGGAATGGTTCGCCGAAAAGCTCGAATTGAATCAGCAGATCGTGAGAGACCGGTACGAACGCATCGATTTCCAAGCGACGCGTCTCGAGGACTTTCTCGCTTCCTTCAACTGCCGGTACGTCTACCCCGGCGATGCCACGGCGTCCGGCCATCCTGCAGAGAGTTTTGACTTTGTTGTCAGCTCCAACGTGCTCGAACACATTCCGGCGGAAATCCTCCGCCAGATCAACCGCGAGAGTCTGCGGATCCTGAAGCCTGGCGGGTTGGCCGTGCATCGCTTCAATCCCGGTGATCATTACGCCAACGACGATTCGAGTATCAGTTCGGGCAACTTCCTCCGCTTTTCTCCGGAAGAGTGGGAGCGATACGGGAGCGGGCTGGCCTATCACAATCGCCTCCGCTGCAGTCAGTACTCAAAGCTGTTCCGGGAAGCCGGCTTCCTGGCACTGATCGAAGACCAGCGGGTCGACGCTCGAGTGCTCGAAGAGATCAAAGCCGGTTCGCAGCCCCTGGCCCCGGAGTTTGCCGGCCTTCTGCCTGAAGACCTGGCGGCAGATTACATGTGGACCGTCGGAATGAAGGGGCATGTTGAAATGCCTGCGGCGTCGACGAATGGGGATTCTGGAACTCGCACACAGACAGATCAGGACGTCTCGGAAACATTCACCTCCTGA
- a CDS encoding (2Fe-2S)-binding protein: MSESKPLCHCLGVSRETVEHAISIFSAETVEQVARLTEAGTGCMCCRCKIKDLIEERRAAARQLEIA; this comes from the coding sequence GTGTCAGAATCAAAACCGCTCTGCCATTGTCTCGGCGTGTCCCGCGAGACCGTCGAACATGCGATTTCGATCTTCTCGGCCGAGACCGTTGAACAGGTCGCCAGGCTGACTGAAGCTGGTACCGGCTGTATGTGCTGCCGTTGCAAGATCAAAGATCTGATCGAAGAACGCCGCGCAGCCGCCCGTCAGCTGGAAATTGCCTGA